The window GTTCTCCTCAGCCATCGATATAGAAGAAGCGGTACTCGGAGCGATACTCATTGAACAACCTGCCTTCATGCAGGTCATTGACTTGCTGCAACCCGATTACTTTTACAAGCCTGCCCACAAGGAGGTTTATCAGGCAATACTGGAGCTGTTTGCTCAAGCCAATCCAGTAGATATGCTTACAGTAACTCAGCAACTAAGGCAAACAGGTAAACTTGAAATGGCAGGAGGTCCCACTTTTGTCATGAAGCTGACCTCCATGGTGAATTCCTCCGCCAACATTGAGTACCATGCCCACATTCTGGTAGAACAGGCAATAAAGCGGCGGTTGATCGAGATAAGCTCCAAAATCCGTAAAGTGGCCTTTGACCACACCAGCGATGCATTCGAGGTCATAGATGACCTGGCAAATGATGTATTTCAACTAAGCGAGACAGGAATAAAGAAGCAGTTCAGCCGGGCATCAAAAATAGTCTCTGAAAACATACTCACGCTTGAGGAGGATGTAGCAAACCCTCAAAGAATCCAGAAAAACAAAATACCATCGGGTTTGTATAGCCTGGATAAGCATATTGGAGGGTTTGATAAAGCAACGCTGACCGTTTTCGCAGCCCGACCCGCGATGGGTAAAACCGCCTTTGCCCTGAACCTTGCCCTCAATGCCGCAGAAGTATTTGAGCGACCTGTGGCCTTTTTTTCACTTGAAATGAGCGCAAGAGAGCTGGGTTACAGGTTGCTTGCCATGTGTTCAGGCATTGCGTCTAAAAGAATCAAAAACAGAGCGCTGTCCCAGGAAGAGATACCA is drawn from Microscilla marina ATCC 23134 and contains these coding sequences:
- the dnaB gene encoding replicative DNA helicase, yielding FSSAIDIEEAVLGAILIEQPAFMQVIDLLQPDYFYKPAHKEVYQAILELFAQANPVDMLTVTQQLRQTGKLEMAGGPTFVMKLTSMVNSSANIEYHAHILVEQAIKRRLIEISSKIRKVAFDHTSDAFEVIDDLANDVFQLSETGIKKQFSRASKIVSENILTLEEDVANPQRIQKNKIPSGLYSLDKHIGGFDKATLTVFAARPAMGKTAFALNLALNAAEVFERPVAFFSLEMSARELGYRLLAMCSGIASKRIKNRALSQEEIPKVRQAEKLIQKPNLFIDDTPQLSLLQFKAKVRRLVFSHQVECVIIDYLQLMKGHSGQASQNRQLEVATIVKDLKALAKEMDIPIIALSQLNRGVETRPGDKRPVMADLRESGEIEQSADTIAFLYRPAYYGVTEDHLGNSTEESLNSSLLNTGMVNRERFC